In Roseofilum casamattae BLCC-M143, the following proteins share a genomic window:
- a CDS encoding pentapeptide repeat-containing protein — translation MASLFQTSKMAIASTSIPSRTLSSLIAIALLLLAGSSPACALKQGHLRRLLRTRDCVRCNLKDAELRQAFLRDSNLSGANLRNAKLQNADLRGAYLRRANLEGANLIGADLRGADLSYANLTGANLRKARLDDDTLIDPKWRLTWELVNDGGQDRDLAEVDLSGANLSRANLENANLQGANLQGTLLQGARLVDANLDGSQLQDSSLFISDLRTSSLRETNLEKTDAAIADLRGSMLENTNFKRANLRGALLSETDLTNSSLEHANLRNADLELAILEGANLRRADLFTANFQNTELGEIVLRKVNLSGIDLRDANFQNTRLIQLNFETARLRNASFENAFIFRSNFQDTDLFGASFRNAVLQNSNFTNADLGGADFRGALLQNVKLRGALLDEALTESIGLRRTSLCEVILPDGKTGYCWSITPDIREQRGRD, via the coding sequence ATGGCTTCTTTATTCCAGACGAGCAAGATGGCGATCGCCTCTACCAGCATACCGTCTCGCACCCTCTCTTCTCTTATTGCCATAGCCTTACTTCTCCTAGCAGGTTCTTCTCCCGCTTGCGCTCTCAAACAGGGGCATTTACGCCGACTGCTCCGAACTCGCGACTGCGTGCGCTGCAACCTAAAGGATGCCGAGCTACGACAAGCTTTCCTTCGCGATAGTAACCTATCCGGAGCGAATCTGCGAAATGCGAAGCTGCAAAATGCCGATCTCAGGGGAGCGTATTTGCGGCGAGCAAATCTGGAAGGCGCGAATTTAATTGGTGCGGATTTGCGCGGAGCCGATCTCAGTTATGCTAATTTAACTGGAGCTAATTTGCGCAAGGCTCGTTTGGATGACGATACCTTAATCGATCCGAAATGGCGTTTAACCTGGGAGTTGGTCAATGATGGCGGGCAAGATCGAGATTTAGCGGAAGTGGATTTATCGGGAGCAAATCTGAGTCGAGCGAACTTGGAGAATGCGAATTTACAGGGAGCAAATTTACAGGGAACGTTGCTCCAAGGTGCCAGATTAGTCGATGCGAACTTGGATGGCAGTCAACTGCAAGATTCTAGCTTATTCATTTCGGACTTAAGAACCTCATCGCTGCGGGAAACCAATCTGGAGAAAACCGATGCTGCGATCGCAGATTTACGCGGTTCGATGCTGGAAAATACGAATTTTAAGCGGGCGAATTTGCGCGGCGCTTTGTTAAGCGAGACGGATTTAACTAATTCGAGTTTGGAGCACGCGAACTTGCGCAATGCGGATCTGGAGTTGGCTATTCTGGAAGGAGCGAATTTGAGAAGAGCTGATTTATTTACCGCGAATTTCCAAAATACGGAGCTGGGAGAAATTGTCTTGCGCAAGGTGAATTTATCCGGCATCGATTTAAGGGATGCCAATTTCCAGAATACTCGGTTAATTCAACTCAATTTTGAAACGGCACGATTGCGCAATGCGAGCTTTGAGAATGCGTTTATTTTTCGGTCAAATTTCCAGGATACGGATCTGTTTGGGGCAAGCTTCCGCAATGCGGTGTTGCAGAATAGCAATTTCACGAATGCGGATTTAGGAGGGGCAGATTTTCGCGGAGCATTGCTCCAGAATGTCAAACTACGCGGGGCACTATT
- a CDS encoding tetratricopeptide repeat protein, with amino-acid sequence MKRIIRWCRKIVPSLTAISLIIALSPARAQNFPDPFRQLRNFNYWANLCALYVDEELDKMLEACDQALLLKRKRPQVWADRSRVLLKQERYSEAIASADQAIRRDRTFSRAFTYRCQALFELQRHEDALDACEEALRLDTNWGRENPVMVWYQRGLILEALEEYQNAVTSYERGLNLEPESSLLLTYKCGALLQLEDYQDAIAACQSALDINDRWEPAEDSLAWQYLGVALNRSEFAEGAIEAYDRALNQNPQNASAWVQQGIALSKEGKHLEALNSYNQAIRLQENSTFALIHQCQTLNKLKRYEEAIKACEAALQGDGQWGEMGVAQAWNQLTIAQTQQGNYKEGLVAANRAVGFRPDFTEAWNNRGVTLWFLEDYPESLASIARSLQLQPDYIQAWLNRGRVLRSAEQYIESVGAYDQALRYDPENANAWANRSVALWYLKEYDKALKSAQEAIALDRELFLGWYNQAVAYTSLQEYERAITSYGTALNLAPKNASLWAAFGAVLEKAGRDDEASRAYQEALKFDPQQAIAREGLRSLNSKQQSQQRGTTEPQNLQ; translated from the coding sequence ATGAAACGTATTATTCGCTGGTGCAGAAAGATCGTACCTTCCCTAACAGCAATCTCCTTAATTATTGCTCTCTCGCCAGCGCGGGCGCAAAATTTTCCCGACCCCTTTCGGCAACTGCGCAATTTCAACTATTGGGCCAATCTCTGCGCTCTCTACGTTGATGAAGAACTCGATAAAATGCTCGAAGCTTGCGACCAAGCCTTATTGTTAAAGCGGAAAAGACCTCAAGTTTGGGCCGATCGCTCTCGGGTATTATTAAAGCAGGAGCGCTATTCCGAGGCCATCGCATCAGCCGACCAAGCTATTCGCCGCGATCGCACATTTTCCCGCGCCTTCACCTACCGCTGTCAAGCTCTCTTCGAGTTACAACGCCACGAAGACGCTCTCGATGCCTGCGAGGAAGCCTTGCGCCTAGACACCAACTGGGGACGGGAAAACCCGGTCATGGTTTGGTATCAGCGCGGATTAATTTTAGAAGCCTTGGAGGAATATCAAAATGCCGTCACCTCCTACGAGCGCGGTTTAAACCTGGAACCGGAATCATCATTACTGCTTACCTATAAATGCGGCGCACTCTTACAACTGGAAGACTATCAAGATGCGATCGCCGCCTGCCAATCTGCCCTCGATATTAACGATCGCTGGGAACCGGCCGAAGATAGTTTAGCCTGGCAATATCTGGGAGTCGCTCTGAATCGCAGCGAATTTGCCGAAGGTGCCATTGAAGCCTACGATCGCGCTTTAAATCAAAATCCGCAAAATGCCAGCGCCTGGGTGCAGCAAGGCATCGCTCTGAGCAAAGAAGGCAAGCACCTAGAAGCCCTCAATTCTTACAATCAGGCCATAAGGCTGCAAGAAAATTCTACCTTCGCTCTCATTCATCAATGCCAAACTCTAAATAAGCTGAAGCGCTATGAGGAAGCGATAAAAGCCTGTGAAGCGGCACTGCAAGGAGACGGACAGTGGGGAGAAATGGGAGTTGCGCAAGCTTGGAACCAACTGACTATCGCCCAAACCCAACAAGGCAACTACAAAGAAGGACTCGTCGCCGCCAACCGTGCCGTCGGATTTCGTCCCGACTTTACTGAAGCTTGGAATAACCGAGGAGTCACCCTCTGGTTTTTAGAAGACTATCCCGAAAGCCTTGCCTCCATCGCTCGCTCTCTGCAACTGCAACCCGATTATATCCAAGCCTGGTTAAATCGCGGGCGAGTCTTGCGCTCTGCCGAACAGTATATTGAATCTGTCGGTGCTTACGACCAAGCTTTGCGCTACGATCCGGAAAATGCCAATGCTTGGGCCAACCGCAGCGTCGCCCTCTGGTATCTAAAAGAATATGACAAAGCGCTGAAATCTGCCCAAGAGGCGATCGCTCTCGATCGCGAACTCTTCCTCGGTTGGTACAATCAAGCCGTAGCTTATACCTCTCTCCAGGAATACGAACGCGCCATCACCTCCTACGGCACAGCACTCAATCTCGCGCCCAAAAATGCCAGTCTCTGGGCAGCCTTTGGTGCCGTGCTCGAAAAAGCCGGCCGCGACGACGAAGCGAGCCGAGCGTATCAAGAAGCACTTAAATTCGATCCGCAACAGGCGATCGCTCGTGAAGGACTGCGCAGTCTAAACTCCAAACAACAAAGCCAGCAACGTGGAACCACAGAGCCTCAAAATCTGCAATAA
- the tatC gene encoding twin-arginine translocase subunit TatC: MTTPETPTKPSDTDYLDELPDDVEMSLFDHLEELRQRFFYGLIAVAIAVVGCFTFVKPIVQILEVPAGNVKFLQLAPGEYFFVSLKVAGYSGLILATPAILYQIIQFVLPGLTRRERRFILPVVVGSSFLFLGGLVFAQTLLIPAALKFFISYGAEVVEQAWSIDRYFEFVLLLMFSTGLAFQVPVIQVLLSLLGIVSAEQMLSGWRYVVMGGVILGAVLTPSTDPVTQSLLAGAVLGLYFGGIGFVKAIGR; this comes from the coding sequence ATGACTACTCCGGAAACGCCGACTAAACCTAGCGATACCGACTATCTCGACGAACTGCCCGATGATGTAGAGATGTCTCTGTTCGACCATCTCGAAGAATTGCGACAGCGGTTTTTCTATGGCCTCATTGCTGTTGCGATCGCTGTAGTTGGCTGTTTTACCTTTGTTAAACCCATCGTCCAGATCCTGGAAGTCCCTGCCGGCAACGTCAAATTCTTACAACTGGCTCCGGGAGAATACTTCTTCGTTTCCCTGAAAGTTGCCGGTTATAGCGGTCTCATCCTCGCTACTCCCGCTATTCTCTACCAGATTATCCAATTCGTTCTGCCCGGACTCACCCGTCGCGAACGTCGCTTCATCCTTCCCGTGGTCGTTGGCTCCAGTTTTCTCTTCCTGGGAGGGCTAGTTTTTGCCCAAACCTTGCTCATTCCAGCAGCGCTGAAATTCTTTATTAGCTATGGCGCTGAAGTCGTCGAACAAGCGTGGTCGATCGATCGCTATTTTGAATTTGTCTTACTCCTCATGTTCAGTACGGGCTTAGCGTTCCAAGTTCCCGTCATTCAAGTTCTCCTCAGTCTCCTCGGTATCGTTTCTGCCGAACAAATGCTGTCTGGATGGCGATATGTGGTTATGGGTGGCGTTATTTTAGGAGCCGTACTCACTCCCTCTACCGATCCGGTGACGCAAAGTTTGCTTGCCGGTGCCGTGTTGGGGTTATATTTTGGCGGTATTGGTTTTGTCAAAGCCATCGGCCGTTAA
- a CDS encoding Cof-type HAD-IIB family hydrolase, whose product MSSRSQIELLILDIDGTIAGESNQVTQPVIDTISKVQALGIPVAIATGRMFFSACRFYQAIGSQLPLICYNGALIKHPQTEKVYRHIPVSIPLAREIIDVLETSEYRDRLGIHFYLNDQLYVRELSDDTRNYIRRSSAKVNVVGDLRSLLDTGENAEPTKILALSADTELIAEVSAYLSQSYAETQLHFTCSTPTFLEITNPAANKGRAIQYLAETILGISIDRVMAIGDNFNDLEMIKCASIGVAMGNSPPEIQKIADWVAPDVEDDGAIAAIERFILC is encoded by the coding sequence ATGTCTAGCCGCTCGCAAATCGAACTCCTAATTTTAGATATTGATGGCACGATCGCAGGGGAATCAAATCAGGTAACTCAGCCCGTTATTGACACAATCTCCAAAGTTCAGGCATTAGGAATACCGGTGGCGATCGCCACGGGACGCATGTTTTTTTCCGCTTGCCGATTTTATCAGGCAATTGGCTCGCAATTACCCTTAATCTGTTATAACGGAGCCTTAATTAAACATCCGCAAACTGAGAAAGTATATCGACATATTCCCGTCTCTATTCCTCTGGCTCGTGAAATTATCGACGTTTTAGAAACCTCAGAATATCGCGATCGCCTGGGCATTCATTTTTATCTGAATGACCAATTGTACGTGCGAGAACTATCCGATGATACCCGAAATTATATTCGGCGATCGTCGGCAAAAGTGAACGTGGTTGGCGACCTGCGCAGCTTATTAGATACTGGAGAAAACGCGGAACCGACTAAAATTTTAGCCTTGAGTGCCGATACAGAATTAATCGCAGAAGTTTCTGCCTATTTGAGTCAATCCTATGCCGAAACCCAACTGCATTTTACTTGTTCTACCCCAACCTTTCTGGAAATTACCAATCCCGCCGCCAATAAAGGGCGCGCCATTCAATATTTAGCAGAAACTATTTTAGGAATTAGCATAGACCGCGTTATGGCGATCGGCGATAACTTTAATGACCTAGAAATGATAAAATGTGCGAGTATTGGAGTGGCGATGGGCAACAGTCCTCCAGAAATACAAAAGATTGCTGATTGGGTTGCTCCCGACGTCGAAGATGATGGCGCGATCGCGGCTATTGAAAGGTTTATTCTGTGTTAG
- a CDS encoding Hsp70 family protein, with protein sequence MAIAIDFGTSNTAITRWNPVTETPETLSLPNYSLQQPPNPPTIPSLVYVENAESGQVLIGQQVRDRGLDLTSDPRFFRNFKRGIGTEVQGFLPELDGTSLSFERVGTWFLQGILNEVNLEESLILTVPVDSFETYRYWLGELCQTVSVGKVRIIDEPTAAALGYGVSDRNLILVVDFGGGTLDFSLVQLNSDSSDKSSSNNPLGFVLKWGDKSFVQQSAQQVKTARVLAKEGLNLGGSDLDGWIADKLISEHELTRSRALTRLAEKLKIALSTQQKASEIYFDRESLETYEFTLNRKQFQEILTEQKLFIRLDSSLERVLQQAKRQGIQKDEIDAVLLVGGSSQIPSVQAWIKGYFTEQKVRCDRPFEAISQGALQLDRGVELTDFLYHSYGIRYWNRRTKSHSWHPIIKEGQPYPMSNPVELTLGASMEQQPKIELILGELGAETGGTEIYFDGDRLIAQILSSDTRSVIALNDDENARTIATLNPPGIPGNDRIRLRFQVDGDRVLRLSVEDLLTNQTLLDNRAVVQLS encoded by the coding sequence ATGGCGATCGCGATTGATTTTGGGACGTCGAATACGGCGATTACCCGCTGGAACCCGGTGACCGAAACTCCAGAAACCTTGAGTCTTCCAAACTATTCTCTCCAGCAGCCTCCTAATCCTCCAACGATCCCCAGTCTAGTTTATGTAGAAAATGCTGAATCCGGACAAGTTTTAATCGGACAGCAAGTTCGCGATCGCGGATTGGATTTAACCAGCGATCCGCGCTTTTTTCGTAACTTTAAGCGCGGCATTGGTACGGAAGTTCAGGGATTTTTGCCGGAGTTGGATGGTACATCTCTCAGCTTTGAACGAGTGGGGACTTGGTTTCTGCAAGGTATCCTGAACGAAGTAAATTTAGAAGAGTCTTTGATTTTAACCGTTCCGGTCGATAGTTTTGAAACCTATCGCTATTGGTTGGGAGAGTTGTGTCAAACGGTGTCGGTCGGGAAGGTGAGAATTATTGACGAACCGACAGCGGCGGCTTTAGGCTATGGAGTGAGCGATCGCAATTTAATTTTGGTCGTTGATTTTGGTGGCGGAACTCTCGATTTTTCTCTGGTACAACTGAATTCAGATAGCAGCGATAAAAGTTCGTCCAATAATCCTTTGGGATTTGTGCTGAAGTGGGGCGATAAATCTTTTGTCCAGCAGTCAGCACAACAGGTAAAAACCGCGCGAGTTTTGGCTAAGGAAGGTTTAAACTTAGGGGGTTCCGATCTCGATGGTTGGATTGCAGATAAATTAATTAGCGAGCATGAGTTAACGCGATCGCGCGCTTTAACTCGATTGGCAGAAAAACTCAAAATTGCGCTATCAACACAACAGAAAGCCAGCGAGATATATTTCGATCGGGAATCTTTGGAAACCTACGAATTCACCTTGAATCGCAAACAGTTTCAGGAAATTCTGACCGAACAAAAGTTGTTTATCCGACTCGATAGTAGCTTAGAGCGAGTCTTGCAACAAGCTAAGCGCCAAGGCATTCAAAAAGATGAGATTGATGCCGTATTGCTCGTTGGCGGTAGCTCGCAAATTCCCTCAGTCCAAGCTTGGATTAAAGGGTATTTTACCGAACAAAAAGTACGGTGCGATCGCCCGTTTGAAGCCATTTCTCAAGGTGCCTTACAATTAGATAGAGGTGTAGAATTAACCGATTTCCTCTATCACAGTTATGGCATTCGCTATTGGAACCGCCGAACGAAATCTCACAGTTGGCATCCCATTATTAAAGAAGGGCAACCTTATCCCATGTCTAACCCCGTGGAATTAACTTTGGGGGCTTCCATGGAACAACAGCCAAAAATTGAGTTAATTTTGGGAGAATTAGGCGCCGAAACTGGGGGAACCGAAATTTACTTTGATGGCGATCGCCTGATTGCGCAAATTCTCAGTAGCGATACCCGTTCGGTGATTGCCCTCAATGATGATGAAAATGCGCGCACGATTGCGACATTAAATCCTCCGGGCATTCCCGGAAACGACCGCATTCGGCTTCGTTTTCAAGTCGATGGCGATCGCGTTTTACGCCTGAGCGTCGAAGATTTACTCACCAACCAAACCCTCTTAGACAATCGAGCTGTGGTACAGTTAAGCTAG